Proteins encoded by one window of Anguilla rostrata isolate EN2019 chromosome 9, ASM1855537v3, whole genome shotgun sequence:
- the LOC135263536 gene encoding endosialin-like codes for MGPVERCCVLLCVLCLCCRRGLRGQDLREQDAVCQEEGCFAVYLQRRTFLDSWRSCKDRGGNLATIKRPEEAALIRDLFFGVDPRGQGARLRVWIGLQRQPRQCSPTRPLRGFTWITGDQDTQYTNWLREDQATTCSAPRCVVMMYGGSAHDQHDNFKWLDGSCALPVDGFLCRYNYKGMCPGILDEGGGPPLYTTPFNLMSTLLAYVPFGSVATVPCPEGTKGDQTVLCMLREDGSVGWSKDAPLCSDAPQNWCDRDNGGCEHFCLNTDGHYYCECSEGFVLAADGQSCWLADACRGAPCEFECHPAADGYRCACPQGYLLAPDGRDCVDVDECLQEPCPYECVNAPGTFQCLCGEGYENAEDDGDGDGDGDGVSECEDVDECLDEPCEHACENMPGSYACHCHLGYAPAPDDPTSCQDTDECQIPGTCQQMCVNHVGGFECHCEEGYELQIDHFSCSPVLDDEDSPTASPSFLGVSSFLGLPWAEQGPQYAWELPDWMTEPPDLEWFPTGLDWFTGAPGEEPVPTPHSDWIPDNPVHDWADPDWIERAKPALTPAPGTTPAPDWIEDETTPTPIPDWIEDETTPTPIPDWIEDETTPTPIPDWFEDETTPTPIPDWFEDETTPTPIPDWMEKETTPTPAPNRVAEVTTSTSLPDWPVEKTTPAPGWPEAETTPTPTPHRFDVEQKTSRSSPSVSPGGGAVWERLRPSPTLAAPVDSVALGSTVSEGLGLDRAPEYEYGVEGGDSLLDSRVSAVDVLDPASGATGQEARVPAPEWYTAAPPPLTPLSPFTPTPGAGGEPERDSRQRQDRSWLVVALLVPLCIFVVVMVALGIVYCTRCAVQPRSKSVTDCYRWVTSSKPATGAASGSATPGTKSRV; via the coding sequence ATGGGTCCGGTGGAGCgctgctgtgtgctgctctgcgtgctgtgcctgtgctgcagACGGGGGTTGCGGGGTCAGGACCTGCGCGAGCAGGACGCCGTGTGCCAGGAGGAGGGCTGCTTCGCCGTCTACCTCCAGCGCCGCACCTTCCTGGACTCCTGGAGGAGCTGCAAGGACCGCGGCGGCAACCTGGCCACCATCAAGCGGCCGGAGGAGGCGGCGCTGATCCGGGACCTGTTCTTCGGCGTGGACCCGCGCGGGCAGGGCGCCCGGCTGCGCGTCTGGATCGGCCTGCAGCGCCAGCCCCGCCAGTGCTCCCCAACCCGCCCGCTGCGCGGCTTCACCTGGATCACCGGCGACCAGGACACCCAGTACACCAACTGGCTGCGGGAGGACCAGGCCACCACCTGCTCCGCCCCCCGCTGCGTCGTCATGATGTACGGAGGCTCCGCCCACGACCAGCACGACAACTTCAAATGGCTGGACGGCTCCTGCGCGCTGCCCGTAGACGGGTTCCTCTGCCGCTACAACTACAAGGGCATGTGCCCGGGCATCCTGGACGAGGGGGGCGGGCCTCCCCTCTACACCACCCCCTTCAACCTGATGAGCACCCTGCTGGCCTACGTGCCCTTCGGCTCCGTGGCCACCGTGCCCTGCCCGGAGGGCACCAAAGGGGACCAGACGGTCCTGTGCATGCTGAGGGAGGACGGGTCCGTGGGGTGGTCCAAGGACGCGCCGTTGTGCTCGGACGCGCCCCAAAACTGGTGCGACCGGGACAACGGCGGCTGCGAGCACTTCTGCCTGAACACGGACGGGCACTACTACTGCGAGTGCTCCGAGGGCTTCGTCCTGGCCGCGGACGGCCAGAGCTGCTGGCTGGCCGACGCCTGCCGCGGGGCGCCCTGCGAGTTCGAGTGCCACCCCGCCGCCGACGGCTACCGCTGCGCCTGCCCGCAGGGCTATCTGCTGGCGCCGGACGGGCGCGACTGCGTGGACGTGGACGAGTGCCTGCAGGAGCCCTGCCCGTACGAGTGCGTCAATGCGCCCGGAACCTTCCAGTGCCTCTGCGGCGAGGGCTACGAGAATGCCGAGGACGACGGCGATGGCGACGGCGATGGTGACGGCGTCAGCGAGTGCGAGGACGTGGACGAGTGCCTGGACGAGCCGTGCGAGCACGCCTGCGAGAACATGCCCGGGTCATACGCCTGCCACTGCCACCTGGGCTACGCGCCCGCCCCCGATGACCCCACCAGCTGCCAGGACACCGACGAGTGCCAGATCCCCGGCACGTGCCAGCAGATGTGTGTCAACCACGTGGGGGGGTTCGAGTGCCACTGCGAGGAGGGCTACGAGCTGCAGATCGACCACTTCTCCTGCAGTCCTGTGCTGGACGACGAGGACTCCCCTACCGCCTCCCCTTCTTTCCTGGGGGTCTCCAGCTTTTTAGGGCTCCCCTGGGCGGAACAGGGGCCCCAGTATGCCTGGGAGCTGCCTGATTGGATGACCGAGCCCCCTGATCTGGAGTGGTTCCCCACAGGCCTGGATTGGTTCACGGGAGCCCCAGGGGAGGAGCCTGTCCCCACCCCACACTCTGATTGGATCCCCGACAACCCTGTCCACGACTGGGCCGATCCTGATTGGATAGAGCGTGCCAAGCCTGCCTTGACACCTGCCCCAGGAACCACTCCTGCACCTGACTGGATTGAGGATGAAACCACTCCCACCCCTATACCTGATTGGATTGAGGATGAAACCACTCCCACCCCTATACCTGATTGGATTGAGGATGAAACCACTCCCACCCCTATACCTGATTGGTTTGAGGATGAAACCACTCCCACCCCTATCCCTGATTGGTTTGAGGATGAAACTACTCCCACACCTATACCTGATTGGATGGAGAAAgaaaccacgcccactccagCACCCAACCGAGTGGCGGAAGTAACCACTTCCACCTCTTtacctgattggccagtggaAAAAACCACTCCTGCACCAGGCTGGCCAGAAGCagaaaccacacccaccccaacaCCTCATCGTTTTGATGTTGAACAGAAAACGAGCCGATCGTCTCCCAGCGTTTctccagggggaggggcagtgtgggAGCGGCTGAGGCCCAGCCCTACTCTGGCTGCCCCAGTGGATAGCGTAGCGCTGGGGTCCACTGTGTCTGAGGGTCTGGGTCTGGACAGGGCCCCGGAGTATGAATATGGGGTGGAGGGAGGCGACTCCTTGCTGGACTCCAGGGTCAGTGCGGTGGATGTGTTGGACCCTGCCAGCGGGGCGACGGGACAGGAGGCACGGGTTCCCGCCCCGGAGTGGTACACCGCCGctcccccgcccctcacccccctctcccccttcacGCCCACCCCGGGGGCAGGGGGCGAGCCGGAGCGGGACAGCCGGCAGCGGCAGGACAGGAGCTGGCTGGTGGTGGCGCTGCTGGTGCCCCTCTGCATCTtcgtggtggtgatggtggcgCTGGGCATCGTGTACTGCACCCGCTGCGCCGTCCAGCCGCGGAGCAAGAGTGTCACCGACTGCTACCGCTGGGTGACCAGTTCCAAACCTGCCACCGGCGCTGCCTCTGGCTCCGCCACCCCTGGCACCAAATCTCGCGTGTAG